The proteins below come from a single Cervus elaphus chromosome 4, mCerEla1.1, whole genome shotgun sequence genomic window:
- the IRF8 gene encoding interferon regulatory factor 8, with translation MCDRNGGRRLRQWLIEQIDSTMYPGLIWENDEKTMFRIPWKHAGKQDYNQEVDASIFKAWAVFKGKFKEGDKAEPATWKTRLRCALNKSPDFEEVTDRSQLDISEPYKVYRIVPEEEQKCKLGVAAPGCVSEAVEMECGRSEIDELIKEPPVDDYMGMVKRSPSPPEACRSQLLPDWWMQQPSAGLPLVPGYSAYDAHHSAFSQMFISFYYGGKLVGQTTTTCPEGCRLSLGQPGLPGGKLYGPEGLELVRFPPADAIPSERQRQVTRKLFGHLERGVLLHSSRQGVLVKRLCQGRVFYSGNAAPARDRPNKLERDEVVRVFDTSQFFRELQQFYNSQNRLPDSRVVLCFGEEFPDTTPLRSKLILVQVEQLYVRQLVEEAGKGCGPGSLMQAPEEPPPDQVFRMFPEICASHQRPFFRENQQITV, from the exons ATGTGTGACCGGAACGGTGGCCGGCGGCTGCGGCAGTGGCTGATTGAGCAGATCGACAGCACCATGTACCCGGGGCTGATCTGGGAGAACGACGAGAAGACCATGTTCCGGATCCCCTGGAAACATGCCGGCAAGCAGGACTACAACCAGGAAGTGGACGCCTCCATCTTCAAG gcCTGGGCCGTTTTTAAAGGGAAGTTTAAGGAAGGGGACAAGGCCGAGCCAGCCACGTGGAAGACGAGGCTACGCTGCGCTTTGAACAAGAGTCCAGATTTTGAGGAAGTGACAGACCGGTCCCAGCTGGACATCTCTGAGCCGTATAAAGTTTACCGCATTGTCCCCGAGGAGGAGCAGAAAT GCAAATTAGGTGTGGCGGCCCCGGGCTGTGTGAGCGAGGCCGTGGAGATGGAGTGTGGGCGCTCCGAGATCGACGAGCTGATCAAGGAG CCTCCTGTGGATGACTACATGGGGATGGTCAAGAGGAGCCCCTCGCCGCCTGAGGCCTGCCGGAGCCAGCTCCTCCCAGACTGGTGGATGCAGCAACCCAGTGCAG GCCTGCCGCTGGTGCCGGGGTACAGCGCCTATGACGCCCACCACTCAG CCTTCTCCCAGATGTTCATCAGCTTCTACTACGGGGGCAAGCTGGTGGGCCAGACCACCACCACGTGCCCCGAGGGCTGCCGCCTGTCGCTGGGCCAGCCCGGCCTTCCGGGCGGGAAGCTCTACGGGCCCGAGGGCCTGGAGCTGGTGCGCTTCCCGCCGGCTGACGCCATCCCCAGCGAGCGGCAGCGGCAGGTGACGCGGAAGCTGTTCGGGCATCTGGAACGCGGCGTCCTCCTGCATAGCAGCAGGCAGGGCGTGCTGGTCAAGCGGCTGTGCCAGGGCCGCGTGTTCTACAGCGGGAACGCTGCACCCGCCCGCGACCGGCCCAACAAGCTGGAGCGCGACGAGGTGGTCAGGGTCTTCGACACCAGCCAGTTCTTCCGAG AGCTGCAGCAGTTCTACAACAGCCAGAACCGGCTGCCCGACAGCAGGGTGGTGCTGTGCTTCGGAGAGGAGTTTCCGGACACGACCCCGCTGCGCTCCAAGCTCATCCTCGTCCAG GTGGAGCAGCTGTACGTCCGGCAGCTGGTAGAAGAAGCAGGGAAGGGCTGTGGCCCCGGCTCCTTGATGCAGGCCCCCGAGGAGCCCCCACCAGACCAGGTCTTCCGGATGTTTCCAGAGATCTGTGCCTCCCACCAGAGACCTTTCTTCAGAGAAAATCAACAGATCACAGTTTAA